GAGGCCGAACCTAAACCAGTGCTCGAGAGATAGCTATCCCTACACTGATAAGGGATGTATAAATTCTCGAGAAGTGAGGAACTGTAATTAATTTGTTGAATAGACGAGTAGATTGAAAAAATCATGACTATGCTTCACAATAAAATACTCTGGAAAACGCACATACGGCgaaaactttttcttttaaccACCAACCGAACATGTGATGAAGAGATGCTGGGGTGACATACCTCTATCATTTTGGGAGCTCTTATCAGCAACACATAAAGAATCTTTGGCAATGTAGATCCCTTTAGCATTTTTCAGTCACCACAACCTATCTTCACTCAACTCCAAACACTTGAACTGTTCAAGCACCGTGAAAAAGGTGTGCTTAAGCCCTAAAGCAAGGCTCAAAGAGCACTTTGCCTCGCTTTATTTGCGCTTCAGTATCGTCATCAAGGTTCTAATACTTATCAATGTGAGCCTCTGCTGAAGAGATGACACTAAGCAATTGATATTTCACGttatcataattttctttcaatttctttgttcatataaTTTTCTGCCAATGAGCCACTGCTGCCCCTGCAAGCAACCCCGCTTAAGGAATTTCGCCACCTTAGAACCGTTAAAGTTACGTCTGCCGTTCACTGGGGCTTCGGTCTCCCATATGAGCAACCCCGCTAAGGATTTTCACCACCTTAGAACCGTTAAAGTTAGACTGCCCTTCACCGGGGCTTTGGTCTCCCCTATCATCAGGTCACCAACTTCCTTGACCTTCCGGAACTGGACAGGCTTCAGCCCCCATACATGATTTTACGACTTTGCGGAGAACTGGGCCGTACTAACAACTCCCATACATGATACATAGAGCATCTCAAACATCcgaaacaacaaaattattttccagGAGAGATGGAAACCAAAAAATTTGAAGCTAAATCCTAAACAGCAAAGAGAAACATCCTTCATGAAAAAAAGTTAATGTGTGctcacttttttcttttaacccCTCGTTAAGAGCTCCCACCCTTTTTGCTACCTTATTGAAGGTGGGGGAGCTTTACATACGAGCAACACCGATTGTCAATGTGTGCTCACTAACAACACCAATAGACAGAGCATCTCAAACATCCAaacaacaaatgaaaaaaaaaacaggaaaGATGGAAATCCAAAATTTCGAATagaaaaatgaaagtaaaatgGTAGCTAAACCCTAATAGAACGAAAAAGTCAACTTACAGGTGCATATCGGAACTTCCGTTTAGGAGTTTTTTCCGGCATAGTAGAATCTCCAGAACGAACGGAAGCAAGAGGCGTCCAACGGCAAAGCATGAGTTTAGGTCCGGTAACGTTGTTAGTGTTGCCGGTGCCACGAAGATTGTTGTTGGGCTGAGTAGTAACCCACTGCTTCTTCCATTTTCTAACTGGACCACTAAAAACTGGAGCTGTGCCGCCGTACCTCGACGAGGCCCGACCGATTCTAGAACTTACTCCTTCCATATTCTTCTGAGCCGCAGACAGAGAAAATTTTGTGTGCGAAAAAAAGTAGAAGGTGATTAGTATAAGCAGAGACTGGGAAAAAGCTTCCAGTCTGCTTCACTGCTGTGTGGCGCGATTACAAAAAGCCTGCAACAAGCTTTCACGACGTCGTTTTGAAGAAGTTTATTGGCGGTCCCACATTATTTATTCGGTAGTTTACGCAAATTTTATAGTGTTAAAAAGACTTCCACTTCTGCAACGTcgttcttact
This portion of the Solanum pennellii chromosome 12, SPENNV200 genome encodes:
- the LOC107007678 gene encoding uncharacterized protein LOC107007678 isoform X1, producing the protein MEGVSSRIGRASSRYGGTAPVFSGPVRKWKKQWVTTQPNNNLRGTGNTNNVTGPKLMLCRWTPLASVRSGDSTMPEKTPKRKFRYAPIVDLEEKKNEVPDNKAKLRKLNQAITSATPNDNILTKQSMNDIFDDDFEELRTDQTESEVDYDLYLEGCD
- the LOC107007678 gene encoding uncharacterized protein LOC107007678 isoform X2 — translated: MEGVSSRIGRASSRYGGTAPVFSGPVRKWKKQWVTTQPNNNLRGTGNTNNVTGPKLMLCRWTPLASVRSGDSTMPEKTPKRKFRYAPIVDLEEKKNEVPDNKAKLRKLNQAITSATPNDNILTKQSMNDIFDDDFEHDHHTITWTD